A window of the Thermodesulfobacteriota bacterium genome harbors these coding sequences:
- a CDS encoding sigma-54 dependent transcriptional regulator, whose translation MPGRILFIDDDAAGREVALFNLRKSGYEVTSAGDGREGLAAFAAAPFDLVITDLKMPGISGMEVLKKVREQAPDVPVLVITAFGNVETAVSAMKEGAYDFIGKPFHRDQLLLSVSKALDRRRLAVEVRDLRIRAAGVEREIVLASAAMRAVMEMADRVARTDATVLITGESGTGKEMIARRVHARSNRAEGPFVEVNCAAIPAELLESELFGHVRGAFTGAVRDRAGRFRQASGGTLFLDEVAEIPAALQGKLLRALQEKAVDAVGSDASAPVDVRIVAATNRDLPGRIREGAFREDLYYRLNVVGMHVPPLRERPEDIPPLAMRFVSEFAAGREISIPPAVMEELSRRPWRGNVRELKNACERLVVLCRGNEVSLEDLPPSPRAAGERASEETAGIFPALPPEGLSLVDLERRVIEQALRLKGGNITQAAAYLRIPRHILVYRLEKYGIRRDG comes from the coding sequence ATGCCGGGACGAATCCTCTTCATAGACGACGATGCCGCCGGCCGCGAGGTCGCGCTCTTCAACCTGCGCAAGTCCGGGTACGAGGTGACGTCCGCCGGGGACGGCCGCGAGGGGCTCGCCGCGTTCGCGGCCGCGCCCTTCGACCTCGTGATCACCGACCTGAAGATGCCCGGGATCTCGGGGATGGAGGTCCTGAAGAAGGTCCGCGAACAGGCGCCCGACGTTCCGGTCCTCGTCATCACCGCCTTCGGTAACGTCGAGACGGCGGTGAGCGCGATGAAGGAGGGGGCGTACGACTTCATCGGCAAGCCGTTCCATCGCGACCAGCTCCTCCTGTCCGTGAGCAAGGCGCTGGACCGGCGCCGGCTCGCCGTCGAGGTGCGGGACCTGCGGATCCGCGCCGCCGGGGTGGAGCGGGAGATCGTCCTTGCGTCCGCGGCCATGCGCGCCGTCATGGAAATGGCCGACCGCGTCGCCCGAACGGACGCGACCGTGCTGATCACGGGGGAGAGCGGGACCGGGAAGGAGATGATCGCCCGGAGGGTCCACGCCCGGTCGAACCGGGCGGAAGGGCCCTTCGTCGAAGTCAACTGCGCGGCGATTCCCGCCGAACTGCTCGAATCGGAGCTGTTCGGCCACGTCCGGGGCGCCTTCACGGGAGCCGTGCGCGACCGGGCAGGGCGCTTCCGACAGGCGTCCGGCGGGACGTTGTTTCTCGACGAGGTGGCCGAGATCCCCGCGGCGCTCCAGGGGAAGCTGCTGCGCGCGCTCCAGGAGAAAGCGGTGGACGCGGTCGGGTCCGACGCCTCCGCGCCCGTGGACGTGCGGATCGTCGCGGCGACGAACCGCGATCTCCCCGGCCGGATCCGGGAAGGGGCTTTCCGGGAGGACCTGTATTACCGTCTGAACGTCGTGGGGATGCATGTCCCCCCGCTGCGGGAGCGCCCCGAGGACATCCCCCCCCTCGCGATGCGCTTCGTGTCCGAGTTCGCCGCGGGGCGGGAGATCTCCATTCCGCCCGCCGTGATGGAGGAGCTTTCGCGCCGGCCGTGGCGCGGCAACGTCCGGGAGCTGAAGAACGCCTGCGAGCGTCTGGTCGTGCTGTGCCGGGGTAACGAGGTTTCCCTCGAGGACCTCCCTCCATCCCCGCGCGCGGCGGGGGAGCGGGCCTCCGAGGAAACGGCAGGGATCTTTCCGGCGCTGCCCCCGGAGGGGCTGTCGCTTGTCGACCTCGAGCGGCGCGTCATCGAGCAGGCCCTTCGCCTGAAAGGGGGCAACATCACGCAGGCGGCCGCGTACCTCCGAATCCCGCGGCACATCCTGGTGTACCGTCTCGAGAAGTACGGGATCCGGCGCGATGGATGA